The proteins below are encoded in one region of Acetoanaerobium noterae:
- the rpmE gene encoding 50S ribosomal protein L31, with translation MKANIHPEYKEVQVHCACGNTFMAGSTNEEIRVEICSQCHPFYTGQAKSVEKGGRIERFNKKFNR, from the coding sequence ATGAAAGCAAATATTCATCCAGAATATAAAGAGGTACAGGTTCACTGTGCATGTGGAAATACATTTATGGCTGGTTCAACTAACGAAGAAATTCGTGTTGAAATCTGCTCACAGTGCCATCCTTTCTACACTGGTCAAGCTAAGAGTGTTGAAAAGGGCGGAAGAATCGAAAGATTTAACAAAAAATTCAACAGATAG
- the rho gene encoding transcription termination factor Rho, which yields MVDLHSMKLIELKELAKEKNIKLPKAVKKNELIEILEKNNNETIDNKSYEKKDEAIHKDKAIKNNEQPNKDEFIKSVDTDNKEELANKKDSQEQQLASLPDNLAEEIKDEQEVDFAEGVLEILPDGYGFLRGSNYLSTENDVYISPSQIRRFNMKTGDKILGITRPPKNGEKFRAILYVKSINGYKPDAATRRKSFDTLTPVYPDERFYLEKSKELSARLIDIISPVGKGQRGLIVAPPKAGKTTLLKTIANSIIHNNKEVELIVLLVDERPEEVTDIRESVIGADVISSTFDELPTHHIKVAEMVLNRAKRLVEHGKDVVILLDSITRLARAYNLTISPTGRTLSGGLDPGALYGPKKFFGAARNIRNGGSLTILATALVETGSRMDDVIFEEFKGTGNMELHLDRKLAEKRIFPAIDIYKSGTRKEEMLLSEKELACAYNLRRTLSNSTAFEIMEQIISMMKNTKDNDAFIDAIMEAFKQ from the coding sequence ATGGTTGATTTGCATTCGATGAAGCTCATTGAATTAAAAGAATTGGCAAAAGAAAAGAACATTAAATTGCCAAAAGCAGTAAAGAAAAATGAGTTGATTGAGATATTAGAAAAAAATAATAACGAAACTATTGATAATAAGAGCTATGAAAAAAAAGACGAAGCCATTCATAAAGATAAAGCCATAAAAAATAATGAACAACCTAATAAAGATGAATTTATTAAAAGTGTGGATACTGATAATAAAGAAGAGCTTGCTAATAAAAAGGATAGTCAAGAACAGCAGCTAGCATCATTGCCAGACAATCTAGCAGAAGAAATAAAAGATGAGCAAGAAGTTGATTTTGCAGAGGGAGTACTTGAAATCCTACCAGATGGGTATGGCTTTTTAAGAGGCTCGAATTATCTATCTACAGAAAATGACGTTTATATATCGCCATCTCAAATTCGTAGATTTAATATGAAAACAGGAGATAAAATTCTAGGGATAACTAGGCCGCCTAAAAATGGGGAAAAATTTCGAGCTATTTTATATGTAAAGTCTATAAATGGCTATAAGCCAGATGCAGCTACAAGAAGAAAATCTTTTGACACGCTCACTCCTGTTTATCCAGACGAGAGATTTTATTTAGAAAAATCTAAAGAGCTTTCTGCAAGATTAATTGATATAATAAGTCCTGTTGGAAAAGGTCAAAGAGGATTGATAGTAGCTCCCCCAAAAGCTGGTAAAACAACTCTACTTAAAACTATAGCAAATTCTATAATTCATAATAATAAAGAGGTAGAACTAATAGTACTTCTAGTGGATGAACGTCCTGAGGAAGTAACAGATATCAGAGAATCTGTAATTGGAGCAGATGTAATATCATCTACCTTTGACGAGCTTCCTACTCATCATATCAAGGTTGCTGAAATGGTTCTAAATAGAGCTAAAAGACTTGTAGAGCATGGAAAAGACGTAGTGATTCTTCTTGATAGTATCACAAGACTTGCAAGAGCTTACAATCTTACGATATCTCCAACTGGAAGAACTCTTTCAGGAGGGCTAGATCCAGGAGCGTTATATGGTCCTAAGAAGTTTTTTGGAGCTGCTAGGAATATTAGAAACGGTGGCTCTCTCACCATATTAGCAACTGCCTTAGTAGAGACTGGTTCTCGTATGGACGATGTAATCTTTGAGGAGTTCAAAGGTACAGGCAACATGGAGCTTCATCTAGATAGAAAGCTAGCAGAAAAACGAATTTTCCCAGCGATAGACATATATAAATCTGGAACGAGAAAAGAAGAGATGCTACTAAGTGAAAAAGAGCTTGCTTGTGCATACAACCTTAGAAGAACTCTAAGTAATTCGACAGCGTTTGAGATTATGGAGCAGATTATTTCGATGATGAAAAATACAAAAGATAACGATGCATTTATAGATGCTATTATGGAAGCATTCAAACAATAA
- the glpX gene encoding class II fructose-bisphosphatase, with amino-acid sequence MDRNLALNLVRVTEAAAIESAKFLGRGDKDGADEAAVSAMRKMFSTVDIDGTVVIGEGEMDEAPMLYIGEKVGLGEGHPKVDIAVDPVDGTVSVAKGFNNAIAIIAMAPEGKLLHAPDMYMQKIAVGPKVKGRVSLDMPIPDILVETAKALDKPIEELTVTMLDRERHSNLMKICRQMGCRIKLVMDGDVAAAIDTCFSHTGIDIMLGSGGAPEGVLAAAAIKCLGGDFQGRLIAEEESEYKRCQKMGVDPEQLLELEDLVCGDEVYFAASGISDGNLLKGVIFDSENMAKTHSIVMRAETGTIRFVEAIHRLNKKPYIYANK; translated from the coding sequence ATGGATAGGAATCTAGCGTTGAACCTAGTTAGGGTTACAGAGGCTGCAGCTATCGAAAGTGCAAAATTTTTGGGTCGTGGAGATAAGGATGGAGCAGATGAAGCAGCTGTATCAGCTATGAGGAAGATGTTTTCGACTGTAGATATAGATGGCACGGTTGTAATAGGTGAAGGAGAAATGGATGAGGCTCCTATGCTTTATATAGGAGAAAAAGTTGGTCTAGGCGAAGGACATCCAAAAGTAGATATAGCAGTTGACCCTGTAGATGGAACTGTTTCTGTTGCCAAGGGATTTAATAATGCGATAGCTATAATTGCTATGGCTCCTGAAGGAAAGCTACTTCATGCTCCAGATATGTATATGCAAAAAATAGCAGTAGGACCAAAAGTAAAAGGCAGAGTAAGTCTTGATATGCCTATTCCTGATATCCTAGTTGAAACTGCTAAGGCTTTGGATAAACCTATAGAAGAGCTTACAGTTACGATGCTTGATAGAGAGAGACATTCAAATCTTATGAAAATCTGTAGACAGATGGGATGCAGAATTAAGCTTGTTATGGATGGTGATGTAGCTGCAGCTATAGATACTTGCTTTTCACATACAGGAATAGACATAATGCTAGGCTCCGGTGGAGCTCCAGAAGGAGTTTTGGCAGCCGCGGCAATAAAATGCCTAGGAGGAGATTTCCAAGGCAGATTAATTGCAGAAGAAGAAAGCGAATACAAAAGATGCCAGAAGATGGGAGTAGATCCTGAACAGCTTCTTGAATTAGAAGATTTAGTATGCGGAGACGAAGTGTATTTTGCAGCAAGTGGAATATCAGATGGAAATTTACTTAAAGGTGTCATTTTTGATTCCGAAAATATGGCAAAGACTCACTCTATAGTGATGAGAGCAGAAACTGGAACAATAAGATTTGTAGAGGCTATTCACAGGCTAAATAAAAAGCCTTATATCTATGCAAATAAATAA
- the glpX gene encoding class II fructose-bisphosphatase, with protein sequence MSRNLALELVRVTETAALASARYMGRGDKNGADGAAVEGMRLAFESIDIDGEVVIGEGELDEAPMLYIGEKLGTGNGRKTDIAVDPLEGTSLIAKGLPNAIAVLAMSEKGCLLKAPDTYMKKIVVGPEAKGCIDIDDTVTNNITRVSKALNKRISEITLIVQDRDRHKDIIDEARAIGARIKLFSDGDVASAMATCFEETGIDIFMGIGGAPEGVITAAAVKCMGGDMQAKLNPLSEEEISRCHEMGFTDEKLSKVLYLDDLAKGEDVFFAATGITSGDLLKGVVYLKNDKAKTHSIVMRSKTGTIRFVEAIHKLDKNSIMVDLMDKYKNI encoded by the coding sequence ATGAGTAGAAATCTTGCGCTTGAACTTGTTAGGGTAACAGAAACTGCAGCACTAGCATCTGCTAGATATATGGGCAGAGGAGATAAAAACGGAGCTGATGGAGCGGCTGTAGAAGGTATGAGACTTGCCTTTGAAAGCATAGATATAGATGGAGAGGTAGTAATAGGCGAGGGAGAGCTGGACGAAGCGCCTATGCTATATATAGGAGAAAAGCTAGGAACTGGAAATGGAAGAAAGACAGATATAGCAGTAGACCCTTTAGAGGGTACGAGCCTTATTGCAAAGGGACTTCCTAATGCTATAGCAGTTTTAGCCATGTCAGAAAAAGGCTGCTTACTAAAAGCGCCTGACACCTATATGAAAAAAATAGTAGTAGGTCCAGAAGCCAAAGGCTGCATTGATATTGATGATACAGTTACCAACAACATAACCAGAGTATCTAAAGCGCTTAACAAAAGAATTTCTGAGATTACTCTAATAGTTCAAGACAGAGATAGACACAAGGATATTATAGATGAGGCTAGAGCAATCGGAGCCAGAATTAAACTTTTCAGTGATGGAGACGTAGCTAGTGCTATGGCTACATGCTTTGAAGAAACAGGGATTGATATTTTTATGGGCATAGGAGGAGCTCCTGAAGGAGTTATTACTGCGGCCGCTGTCAAGTGCATGGGCGGAGATATGCAGGCAAAGTTAAATCCTCTAAGCGAAGAGGAAATTTCAAGATGCCATGAAATGGGCTTTACAGATGAAAAGCTATCAAAGGTACTTTACCTAGATGATTTAGCAAAGGGAGAAGATGTGTTCTTTGCTGCTACTGGAATAACAAGTGGAGATTTGTTAAAAGGAGTAGTATATCTTAAAAATGATAAAGCCAAGACTCACTCTATAGTTATGCGCTCGAAAACAGGTACTATAAGATTTGTTGAAGCTATTCATAAGCTAGATAAGAACAGCATCATGGTTGACCTTATGGATAAATACAAAAATATCTAG